A genomic segment from Coriobacteriia bacterium encodes:
- a CDS encoding carbonic anhydrase, whose protein sequence is MLREGNERFAEGRQKPHFTPAERHAFVEGQRPWAVVVGCSDSRVPVEALFDVGPGELFVVRTAGHVISAAGYASVRYAVEELEAHLVVVLGHEDCGAVAAARSGSAPAYLAPVTDHIHVEADTLAGAVDEHVVESVAEMREWFDAAGFPAESPVVIGAAYQLASGEVHWLD, encoded by the coding sequence ATGCTGCGCGAAGGAAACGAGCGCTTCGCCGAGGGTCGGCAGAAGCCGCACTTCACACCAGCCGAGCGTCATGCGTTCGTCGAGGGCCAGCGCCCGTGGGCGGTCGTCGTGGGCTGCTCGGACTCGAGGGTGCCTGTAGAGGCGCTTTTCGATGTGGGCCCGGGCGAGCTGTTCGTCGTGCGCACGGCCGGACACGTCATCTCCGCAGCCGGCTACGCGAGCGTGCGCTATGCCGTCGAGGAACTCGAGGCACATCTCGTGGTGGTTCTCGGTCATGAGGACTGCGGAGCGGTCGCGGCGGCTCGCAGCGGCAGTGCCCCCGCCTACCTCGCGCCGGTCACGGACCACATCCACGTTGAAGCCGATACGCTCGCAGGCGCTGTCGACGAGCACGTCGTCGAGTCGGTCGCCGAGATGCGTGAGTGGTTCGACGCTGCCGGCTTCCCGGCCGAGAGCCCGGTCGTGATCGGCGCCGCATATCAGCTCGCGAGCGGCGAGGTGCACTGGCTCGACTGA